The nucleotide sequence TATTGTCTGTCGCTGGTGATGCGCAGTATCCCGGTCGGCATCGCCTATGCAATCTGGTCGGGCGTGGGTATCGTACTGATCGTTGCGGTCAGCGCGGTGATGTTCCGGCAGATCCCGGACTGGCCGGCACTGCTGGGCATTGGCCTGATCATGGCCGGGGTGCTGGTGATCAATCTGTATTCGAACATGGCGGCGCACTGACGCGCCGGCCTGCAGGTTTCATTTCGACAACAAGGGAGTCAGGCATGGAGTCAGGCAGACGTGTAGCGTCGGTGGACGAGGCCGTGGAAGAAGTGATCCGGCGCACCGGCGGTGATATCCGTCTTGGCATGCCACTCGGGCTGGGCAAGCCCAATCAGTTCGTCAATGCGCTCTACCGCCGCGCAGCGGCGGACCCTGCTGTTTCGCTGACGATTTATACCGCCCTGTCGCTGGGCAAGCCGGCCGCCGGCAGTGATCTGGAAGCGCGTTTTCTG is from Isoalcanivorax pacificus W11-5 and encodes:
- a CDS encoding DMT family transporter; the encoded protein is MTAYALLGLAIVAEVIGTSALKASAGFSRLGPSLLVVCGYGVAFYCLSLVMRSIPVGIAYAIWSGVGIVLIVAVSAVMFRQIPDWPALLGIGLIMAGVLVINLYSNMAAH